The Deinococcus depolymerans genome has a segment encoding these proteins:
- a CDS encoding purine-nucleoside phosphorylase, protein MSQIHVRAQPGDVAPYVLLPGDPNRARHIASTYLENAREYTSHRQLLGFTGTYQGVPVSVQTTGMGCPSAAIVTEELARLGAHTLIRVGTLGGATPSVAPGDLVIATAAVPNDGTTRQMLGGAPYAPAASFEVVEASVKAAREHGAPHHVGLVMTEDAFYASTPEHARLWAGRGVLGFEMEASAIFLIAAQRGLRAACLTACSNDIGDPQLVPDDVLAAGVDRMVRVALDAIVTLAAADAS, encoded by the coding sequence ATGAGTCAGATTCATGTCCGCGCACAGCCCGGAGACGTCGCCCCCTACGTCCTGCTGCCCGGCGACCCCAACCGCGCCCGCCACATCGCCAGCACCTACCTCGAGAACGCCCGCGAGTACACCAGCCACCGGCAACTGCTGGGCTTCACCGGCACCTACCAGGGCGTGCCGGTCAGCGTGCAGACGACCGGCATGGGCTGCCCCAGCGCCGCCATCGTCACCGAGGAACTCGCGCGGCTGGGCGCCCACACCCTGATCCGCGTCGGCACGCTCGGCGGCGCGACCCCCAGCGTCGCGCCGGGCGACCTGGTGATCGCCACGGCCGCCGTCCCCAACGACGGCACCACCCGCCAGATGCTGGGCGGCGCGCCCTACGCCCCCGCCGCCAGCTTCGAGGTCGTGGAGGCCAGCGTGAAGGCCGCCCGCGAGCACGGCGCGCCGCACCACGTGGGCCTGGTCATGACCGAGGACGCCTTCTACGCCAGCACCCCCGAACACGCCCGGCTGTGGGCCGGCCGGGGCGTGCTGGGCTTCGAGATGGAAGCCAGCGCCATCTTCCTGATCGCCGCGCAGCGGGGCCTGCGGGCCGCGTGCCTGACCGCCTGCAGCAACGACATCGGGGACCCGCAGCTGGTCCCGGACGACGTGCTGGCCGCCGGGGTGGACCGCATGGTGCGCGTGGCCCTCGACGCCATCGTGACGCTCGCCGCTGCCGACGCCAGCTGA
- the greA gene encoding transcription elongation factor GreA: MTKARITMTQRGYDKLLETLHFLKTTKREEISENMGRAIADGDLRESAAYDEARMQQSENEARIAELESQLERSVIIEEDSSGGAGLGAKVTVKDAKGKEHKFELVGTYEVDVLKGKISDASPIGKALAGRKAGEKVTVQLPKGNAEFEILAVDY; the protein is encoded by the coding sequence ATGACGAAAGCACGCATCACCATGACCCAGCGCGGGTATGACAAACTGCTCGAAACCCTTCACTTCCTGAAGACCACCAAACGCGAGGAAATTTCCGAGAACATGGGCCGCGCCATCGCGGACGGCGACCTGCGCGAAAGTGCCGCCTACGACGAGGCGCGCATGCAGCAGTCCGAGAACGAGGCCCGCATCGCCGAACTGGAAAGCCAGCTGGAACGCTCGGTGATCATCGAGGAGGACAGCAGCGGCGGCGCCGGGCTGGGCGCGAAGGTCACCGTGAAAGACGCCAAGGGCAAGGAACACAAGTTCGAGCTGGTCGGCACCTACGAGGTGGACGTGCTCAAGGGCAAGATCAGTGACGCCAGCCCCATCGGCAAGGCCCTGGCCGGCCGCAAAGCCGGTGAGAAGGTCACGGTGCAGCTGCCCAAGGGCAACGCCGAGTTCGAGATCCTGGCCGTCGACTACTGA
- a CDS encoding enoyl-CoA hydratase-related protein has protein sequence MTQLDELEFNNVQIDQHGPIAVLTVNRPRALNALNADTLSEIAQAVNMIIEDAEVGALIITGGGEKAFVAGADISEFGDLEGVYDGRELALAGQDVMHQISSLPIPVIAAINGYALGGGLELALACDVRVASTGARLGLPETGLGLIPGFGGTQRLPRLIGTGRALDLILTARQVKADEALAMGLVNYVADNALTKAREVAEAMLKNAPIAVSLVKEAVRRGMDTTLEGGLEIEADLFGMTVATKDFREGVDAFLNKRPAEFQGE, from the coding sequence ATGACGCAACTCGACGAACTGGAATTCAACAACGTGCAGATCGACCAGCATGGCCCCATCGCCGTGCTGACCGTCAACCGCCCCCGGGCGCTGAACGCCCTGAACGCCGACACGCTCTCGGAGATCGCGCAGGCCGTGAACATGATCATCGAGGACGCCGAGGTCGGCGCGCTGATCATCACGGGCGGCGGCGAGAAGGCCTTCGTGGCCGGCGCGGACATCAGCGAGTTCGGGGACCTCGAAGGCGTGTACGACGGCCGCGAACTGGCGCTGGCCGGGCAGGACGTCATGCATCAGATCAGCAGCCTGCCCATCCCGGTGATCGCGGCCATCAACGGCTACGCACTCGGCGGCGGGCTGGAACTCGCGCTGGCCTGCGACGTGCGCGTGGCGTCCACGGGCGCCCGCCTGGGCCTGCCGGAGACGGGCCTGGGCCTGATCCCGGGGTTCGGCGGCACCCAGCGCCTGCCGCGCCTGATCGGCACGGGCCGCGCCCTGGACCTGATCCTCACGGCCCGGCAGGTCAAGGCCGACGAGGCGCTCGCCATGGGCCTCGTGAACTACGTGGCCGACAACGCCCTGACCAAGGCGCGCGAGGTGGCCGAGGCCATGCTGAAAAACGCGCCCATCGCCGTGTCGCTGGTCAAGGAAGCCGTGCGGCGCGGTATGGACACCACCCTGGAAGGTGGCCTGGAGATCGAGGCCGACCTGTTCGGCATGACGGTCGCGACCAAGGACTTCCGCGAGGGCGTGGACGCCTTCTTGAACAAACGCCCGGCGGAGTTCCAGGGTGAGTGA
- the prfA gene encoding peptide chain release factor 1: MSARLTELAAEFGMVERALGDPAALADTREYARLTRRHRELLPLVTLLRERDSVQSDLDGARELLTDPDMRELAASEIPALEARLQEIEAELVVLLLPTDPDDPKDVILELRAGAGGAEAGLFVMDLLRMYTRYAEGAGLRLNVLDANESDLGGASKVVAEVTGDGAFRALRWERGVHRVQRVPATESQGRIHTSTVTVAVLPEAEAAEVQLDLSEVRIDVFRSQGAGGQGVNTTDSAVRAVYRAGTPDEIMVVCQDGRSQIKNREKALVVLASRLAERERAAREERERSQRAAQVGSGDRSEKIRTYNYPQNRVTDHRLEGDDKNHPLDSVIAGNLAPVVAALARAQRELQLMDMQGQEGQHGAA, from the coding sequence ATGAGCGCCCGCCTGACCGAACTGGCCGCCGAGTTCGGCATGGTCGAGCGCGCCCTGGGTGACCCGGCCGCGCTGGCCGACACCCGCGAGTACGCCCGCCTGACCCGCCGCCACCGTGAACTGCTGCCGCTGGTGACGCTGCTGCGCGAACGCGACAGCGTGCAGTCCGACCTGGACGGCGCCCGCGAACTGCTGACCGACCCGGACATGCGCGAACTGGCCGCCAGCGAGATCCCGGCCCTGGAGGCCCGCCTGCAGGAGATCGAGGCCGAACTGGTCGTGCTGCTGCTGCCCACCGACCCGGACGACCCCAAGGACGTGATCCTGGAGCTGCGCGCCGGGGCGGGCGGCGCGGAGGCCGGTCTGTTCGTCATGGACCTGCTGCGCATGTACACCCGGTACGCGGAGGGTGCGGGCCTGCGCCTGAACGTCCTGGACGCCAACGAGAGCGACCTGGGCGGGGCCAGCAAGGTGGTGGCGGAAGTCACGGGGGACGGCGCGTTCCGGGCGCTGCGCTGGGAGCGCGGCGTTCACCGCGTGCAGCGCGTGCCCGCCACCGAGAGCCAGGGCCGCATCCACACGAGTACCGTCACGGTCGCCGTGCTGCCCGAGGCGGAGGCGGCCGAGGTGCAGCTCGACCTGTCCGAGGTCCGCATCGACGTGTTCCGCTCGCAGGGCGCCGGCGGGCAGGGCGTGAACACCACCGACTCGGCCGTGCGCGCCGTGTACCGCGCCGGCACGCCCGACGAGATCATGGTCGTCTGCCAGGACGGCCGCTCGCAGATCAAGAACCGCGAGAAGGCGCTGGTGGTGCTCGCGTCGCGCCTCGCGGAACGCGAACGGGCCGCCCGTGAGGAACGCGAACGCTCGCAGCGGGCCGCGCAGGTCGGCAGCGGAGACCGCAGCGAGAAGATCCGCACGTACAACTACCCGCAGAACCGCGTGACCGACCACCGGCTCGAGGGCGACGACAAGAACCACCCGCTCGACAGTGTGATCGCCGGGAACCTCGCGCCGGTCGTGGCGGCCCTGGCCCGCGCGCAGCGGGAACTGCAGCTCATGGACATGCAGGGGCAGGAGGGACAGCATGGCGCGGCGTGA
- a CDS encoding NUDIX hydrolase, which yields MARRDLLVAAGILRDRAGRVLLVGNDWQGHGRVRHTLPGGVVEPGETLPEALYREIFEETGLKLTGIKHMAYTVHIEDERRGERAIAVAFEATWDGLLNPADPDGFIVEARFCTLEEALDLIESPPMREPLSDFLKTGEPGRFYAFKGWDGRGGLRIPALKPRP from the coding sequence ATGGCGCGGCGTGACCTGCTGGTCGCCGCCGGCATCCTCCGTGACCGCGCCGGGCGGGTGCTGCTGGTCGGCAACGACTGGCAGGGCCACGGCCGGGTGCGCCACACCCTGCCCGGCGGGGTGGTGGAACCCGGCGAGACCCTCCCGGAAGCGCTGTACCGCGAGATCTTCGAGGAAACCGGCCTGAAGCTCACGGGCATCAAGCACATGGCGTACACCGTGCACATCGAGGACGAGCGGCGTGGCGAGCGCGCCATCGCCGTCGCGTTCGAGGCCACCTGGGACGGCCTGCTGAACCCCGCCGACCCGGACGGTTTCATCGTGGAGGCGCGGTTCTGCACGCTGGAGGAGGCGCTGGACCTGATCGAGTCGCCGCCCATGCGTGAACCCCTGAGCGACTTCCTGAAGACAGGGGAGCCCGGACGGTTCTACGCGTTCAAGGGCTGGGACGGGCGGGGAGGACTGCGCATACCGGCGCTGAAACCCCGCCCCTGA
- a CDS encoding S-layer homology domain-containing protein: MRKSLIIASTLALSLGAASAQTATTTAAPAQVTLSDVPAGHWAKDAVDRIVRCGLIQGYPDGTYRGNQNLTRYEAALIFYRALQTGALSNCGLSQQDMTTVANGMQEVSTELAAIASRVTDLEKLTAEQQARIDALEAKIESMGTGAATADTAALNARIDALEAAIRNIPAGPQGPAGPAGPQGPAGPQGPAGPAGTSASGTVTTQPTPTTGTVVIGEPTPTATMAERGLYVGVNGGVKGSGTGTQCLSVDGKKTPVGYCFSGGAVIGKSNVIGPVGVRVAGDYQPGWNAVSGDVSATYDVSTGSNLTPYVGAGLGLTSSQKRGDTTKNESDVYVNAVLGADYRITDSISAYVEGNGKYYLSNNGYGTGLNAGDKSGLNFGAKAGVKFFF; this comes from the coding sequence ATGCGCAAATCACTGATCATCGCGTCCACCCTGGCCCTGAGCCTCGGCGCTGCCAGCGCCCAGACGGCCACCACCACCGCCGCCCCCGCACAGGTCACCCTCAGTGACGTGCCCGCCGGCCACTGGGCCAAGGACGCCGTGGACCGGATCGTGCGGTGCGGCCTGATCCAGGGTTACCCCGACGGCACCTACCGCGGCAACCAGAACCTCACGCGTTACGAAGCGGCCCTGATCTTCTACCGCGCCCTTCAGACCGGCGCGCTCAGCAACTGCGGCCTGAGCCAGCAGGACATGACCACCGTCGCCAACGGCATGCAGGAAGTCAGCACCGAGCTGGCCGCCATCGCCAGCCGCGTGACGGACCTCGAGAAACTCACCGCCGAGCAGCAGGCCCGCATCGACGCGCTCGAGGCCAAGATCGAGAGCATGGGCACCGGCGCTGCCACCGCCGATACCGCCGCGCTGAACGCCCGCATCGACGCGCTCGAGGCGGCCATCCGCAACATCCCCGCCGGTCCCCAGGGTCCGGCTGGCCCGGCCGGTCCCCAGGGTCCCGCCGGTCCCCAGGGCCCTGCCGGCCCGGCCGGTACCAGCGCCAGCGGCACCGTGACCACCCAGCCCACCCCCACGACCGGGACGGTCGTGATCGGCGAGCCCACCCCCACCGCCACCATGGCCGAGCGCGGCCTGTACGTGGGCGTGAACGGCGGCGTGAAGGGCAGCGGCACCGGCACCCAGTGCCTGAGCGTCGACGGCAAGAAGACGCCCGTCGGCTACTGCTTCAGCGGCGGCGCCGTGATCGGCAAGAGCAACGTGATCGGCCCGGTCGGCGTGCGCGTCGCCGGTGACTACCAGCCCGGCTGGAACGCCGTGAGCGGCGACGTGAGCGCCACCTACGACGTCAGCACCGGCAGCAACCTGACCCCCTACGTCGGCGCCGGCCTGGGCCTGACCAGCAGCCAGAAGCGTGGCGACACCACCAAGAACGAATCCGACGTGTACGTCAATGCCGTTCTGGGTGCCGACTACCGCATCACGGATAGCATCTCCGCCTACGTCGAGGGCAACGGCAAGTACTACCTGAGCAACAACGGGTACGGCACCGGCCTGAACGCCGGCGACAAGAGCGGCCTGAACTTCGGCGCGAAAGCCGGCGTGAAGTTCTTCTTCTGA
- a CDS encoding phosphohydrolase produces the protein MSEKGGPSGRKGSEQKFRLSVESGVVSDVVGRNEAGRDGTAPALPNGQRVVEFTTPRAKLIEEANQAIRADLAAFPRALAAYEALRSDPEALAHWDMANYITMRKLGYNDHGRVHAFITGAAGMAITELLLDGGVKPDLMDSGVGDPDDVFLTVILGTMLHDIGNQIHRAGHEAHGVALALPILDRIMGPLYPDPFKRTKVRSFILGAINCHDLNPAPLTVEGGIVAVADGTDITKGRGRKAFSLGSVDIHSISALAVDQVVIEKGRDKPVLISVTMNNSGGIFQVEEILAPKVIRTPMRRFVELRATTRPQGDEQILSRVRLDGDHFVMDLENGEQVEVEVMDSQKQAQQAVTENLGLSSDSR, from the coding sequence GTGAGTGAGAAGGGCGGCCCCTCCGGCAGGAAGGGCAGCGAGCAGAAGTTCCGGCTGAGCGTCGAGAGTGGCGTGGTCAGCGACGTGGTCGGCCGGAACGAGGCCGGGCGTGACGGGACCGCGCCGGCCCTCCCGAACGGCCAGCGCGTCGTGGAATTCACCACGCCGCGCGCCAAGCTGATCGAGGAGGCCAACCAGGCGATCCGCGCCGACCTGGCAGCCTTTCCCCGTGCGCTCGCCGCGTACGAGGCGCTGCGCAGCGACCCGGAGGCCCTGGCACACTGGGACATGGCGAACTACATCACCATGCGCAAGCTGGGATACAACGACCACGGGCGCGTGCACGCCTTCATCACGGGCGCGGCGGGCATGGCGATCACGGAACTGCTGCTCGACGGGGGCGTGAAGCCCGACCTGATGGACAGCGGCGTGGGCGACCCGGACGACGTGTTCCTGACGGTGATCCTGGGCACCATGCTGCACGACATCGGCAACCAGATTCACCGCGCCGGGCACGAGGCGCACGGCGTGGCGCTGGCCCTGCCGATCCTGGACCGCATCATGGGGCCGCTGTACCCGGACCCGTTCAAGCGCACCAAGGTGCGTTCATTCATCCTGGGCGCCATCAACTGCCACGACCTGAACCCGGCGCCCCTGACGGTCGAGGGCGGCATCGTGGCTGTCGCGGACGGCACGGACATCACCAAGGGCCGCGGCCGAAAGGCCTTCAGCCTGGGCAGCGTGGACATCCACTCGATCAGCGCGCTGGCGGTGGATCAGGTCGTGATCGAGAAGGGCCGCGACAAACCGGTGCTGATCAGCGTGACCATGAACAACTCCGGCGGGATCTTCCAGGTCGAGGAGATCCTCGCGCCGAAGGTCATCCGCACGCCCATGCGGCGCTTCGTGGAGTTGCGGGCCACCACCCGCCCGCAGGGCGACGAGCAGATCCTCTCGCGCGTGCGGCTGGACGGCGACCACTTCGTGATGGACCTGGAAAACGGCGAGCAGGTCGAGGTGGAGGTCATGGACTCGCAGAAGCAGGCGCAGCAGGCCGTCACCGAGAACCTGGGCCTGAGCAGCGACAGCCGCTGA